The genomic stretch CTTATACAACAACGCCTGCCGACTTCGAGCTGAGGTTGACGGGCTGCGAACGCTCAGACGTTTGTGCCAGAAATAAAGACATCCTTCAGCGCTTCTGAGGCAATGACTTGAATTCCGCCGCGAAgggaaaaaataaaataaaaaataaaaagagtTGACAGGCAGAGCCAGCTCGCAGTGTTGCATTGGTGATTTTGCCGCAGGCGACTGTGCAAAACAGACGGCTGGATATCCGTATAGCTTCCAGCGTTGCATCCTGCTCGTTCAAGGCAATGGAAAATGCCGCCTCGCCTGTGCGCCGAACTGCCAAAATGGAGCCGAGGGAGACGTACGTGTCGTGTACGTAGAAGTGGGCAGACagtgggggagaggaagggaggaaggaaggaagaaaaaagggccgccgtggaggaagaagaggattcTTGGTTAGGTGTGGTTAGATATCGCGAGTTCGGTTCAAGAGCCGCAGGGAGGCATCGCAGAAAGACGCTAGGCAGCACCCGGCAGACAGTTCGTGATAGTGTAGGTGTTCGCCCGACATGCGTGAACTCTTGGGGCTACACTACCCTCCGGAAGGGCAGAACGGGCCGGGTGGCCGTCCCGGGTCCGGGTCCGAGCCAGAACCATAAGCGCCGTGTGGGGCTGATCATAACACCGTTGCAACTCCAGTGCAAAGTCAACGGCGGTAACGACGACACCTCTTGGTTGCggacgccgccgccgcattGTCCGTGCCAAAAGCTGCCGGTGACGACAAGACTCCGGGAGGAAGAGTGTGAGTGAACCCATTCCGTGCAGAGATTGCCGAGCGCGGTTGGCAGTTCGGTTGGCAATTGGCAGATTGATTGATGAGTCGTCGCTTGCATGTTGGGCTTCCCTTCGGCGCTTGTCCGCgcaaaaaaataaaggacAGGTTTGTGTGTGCTTACAGACGCGGGGAAGCAGACgcaggcgagggaggagtcGGACGGaatgtgggtggtggtggaaagaaaagaaggttcccccccctcaacaatcGCACCCCTCCCCAGGTtacccccccatccctgGCCCGTGGGCGTTAAACCGCTTTCGGTTTACCCCAGTCTGCTGCCCAACGGCCCTGGTCCTTGTCCGGACAGGGGTGCTAATGCGCAGCCCTATATTAAGTAACGTCATCCCCTTCAGAGTGCGTCTCGACTCGACATGTGTGACACTATTTGCGAGGTGCTCTCCTCCACTGTCAGTTCTTTGATATGTGCTGTGtgggaggagaaaaggccGGGCAAATCAGAAAATGTCCGGCTTCCACATCCAGAAGAAGACAGCCCCTTCATCTGCCTCGGCACTTATCTGCGCAttggttttgttttctcctcggcgctgctttcttcttttgatACCTCGTCTGCCGTGATACCAGGAATAGGTAGGACCTCGTAGTCTGTGTATGATCGATCAGCAGCAAGCGCCGTCAACACCGATGTGGCATACCCGGCCATGGCTATGCAGGTGCTTTGACCTCGGACGAGATGAGGCTCCTCCAGAACGATGCCGTGGAGAGTGAAGATGTCCGTCGAGTGCCATGGTGGCGTTGGTCAAAGGACCTGACAAGCGCTTGGAAGAAGCGGCAGAGGGTTCTCACCTAAACCCGATGCATCGCTAGCCCTCCCGGGATCCCATGGCTTGGCCCGTGGTTGCAGATTCAGATACGACGAACAGGGCAACGAcgtgtttgaggaggaggggttcgCTGGCCGAATCAGGTCATTTTCTTCCTTCTTATTCACTATGCACATGTGATTGTCCAGGTCCCCAAAAGTTCAAAACTGCCATTATGTAAGTGATAGGGGCTGCTTCCTCACCCTGACAATTACCTTGGTGCCGCTAGGAATCCTGGTTTTCGTTTAGGGCACGATCTGGACTCTGTCCCCGGCAGAGAGGGTGCCGATGCATCTACAATGTGACGGCAGCCGTTGTGAAGCAACCCACATGACGTCGAGATATCGAGAAGACTGCATTGGAGGCGCTGTAGAGTGATGAAAGGTCCGGCAGtggcagcagccgcagcaTCGAGTTCATCTGTTCTTTCGAGAACCTTGATGTCAACAAGTGAACAGGACTCGACAGCGTCTACGGACGACGATCCATGTCCTGTCCCGCCAGTCTGGCGGGTTCGGGAAGCCGAGCCTCAGTTAAACGAACCTGGCACTCCAGCCACACCATGCCCCACCTACCCAACTTGGGAAGTGTCATCACCGTTGCTCCCCCCGAGAAaagcaaagagaaaagatggcagcaaaaagaggaaaaagcaAAACATGTCCCAGAAGCTGGCCCCCTGTTTTAAACGTTGTAAGAGTCTTGGTATTTTTCCCTGCTCCCTGCTTCTGgctccctctgcctctgtTTTGATAAAAACCCAAGGTGAATACGTGCGTACAAATACACAGCAAAAAAGTACAAAAAAAAGACGCTGTTTGTTAATAATACAGTACAAGTTGTCAATATACaatgccaaaaaaaaagtgcAGAGAATGGAAAAATGCAACGAAGGGGTAATGGAACGAAGCAAAGGCAcagaaaagcaaaaaagaaagaaaaaaaaaaaagccccaaaaccaaccaaAAGCAACAAGAATATGCCTCGCTCCGAGTGGCTCCAAAACAGTCAAACCTCCGGGCTCCGGGATCCTCAACCCTTTTCCAAGTTTTTTCTCTGGAAAGATTGTTTGTGTTTGGCTGAAAGAATTGTTGCGCACCGCAATGTGCGTTGTTGCGTGGAGAATCGACCGTGTCAGAATGAATCGACAGGGGCTCGATGTTTGGGATCTCCCAAGGAATGTTCGCGACCGAGGACCCCTGGCTCGCATCCATCCCCCGCCGTCCCACCCATCGTGGGTCTGTCCGCaaagggaaaggggcggGGGAGCCGGCGGAAGGGTTACCAAACCACAACGAGTTTGGGGCAAGTCGGGGATGCTGAAACATCGCTGAAATTAAGGTTCAATCGTTATCTCCTGGTCGCGTGGTTGACGATCCTgaaactccaccaccgcgcAATTTTTCTTCCAACGTCCGCTCGCTCTCGCCATATgcctgctggtgctggtatATCGTTTGATGAGGCgtctgctggtggtggtggtgatgatgctgttgctgttgttgttgctgttgttgctgcccgAATTGTCGTGGTTCCGAGGAGACGGCAAATTGGTGCGTCGGAGGCTGGGGGGACTGTGGAGTGTCCGAGAGCAGGGACGAAACCGAGTGTGCTCCGGTCCGCATGGGAGctggttgtggaggtggtgcaCGATGCAGCTGCTGCCCTTGCTGAGCCTGGGACGAGCTGGAAGGTTCACTCTCGCGAGCCGAGCTCGCCCCAGACGTGTGCATCGGCGACATTTCTCGCCCCGGCCCAGAGCTCTCTCCACGAAGGCCCCGCCCTCCGGCCCGGTATGATCCCAGGTCACTCCGTTGCCGCGAGTGgcctcttcttcgccctggtggtgggttggagaGCGCTGCGCTATGTTGAAACGGTGGTGAGCGAAGCCGTTGTGCCGTCGATGGTGGAGGAATGGGAGGCTGTGGCCCTGCTGCTTTTCGTTTTCGCGGCGATTCCCCTACTGCGTAAACGAGCTAGTTAGCCCGCGCGAGACCCTTACGAGCGAGATTTTGATTTGGACGAACCTGAGGGCGTGCCGGGTTGATCCGTGCCACTCCGTGTCCCTCCCGCCTGAGTGGTGGGAGGCTGCCAGTGGTGGAAATAAATCGACGGCGACGGCTGGGCGTCCTGGTGCTGCGAGTGAGCAATTCCGGGATGTGAAGCTGTTGCTGGCCCGCCGCCCGGCCCGCCCGGCAGGTTCGTATTGAGATTCGGAAGATTGGATGGTGGCCGACCGGGCATGCTCTGTCCCCGAGGCCTCGTGGGAGACCCTGGATAGCCCGCCATGTACGAGCTGGTTGGCCCCTGTGCCGATCCCGGGGTGGACGGCACTCCCCCAGAGGTTGGATATTGGCCGTATCCCTGTGCTTGCGAGTCTCTTCTTTGGTGTTCTGAGGCAATGGCCCCTGATGGCATCAATGCTGGcggatgttgctgctggtgcggTGGCAGGAATTGCTGTGCCAGTTCCCATGCCTGTGGCGAGAGCGCTCCTCCGCCCATGCCGGCGAACACCACAGGTACTAGCGGAGGGGGGATTCCTCCGTGCAGTGATGTCCTCAGAATTTCGTGCTCCATTTTCCTCTGCTCCAAGCGGAAACTCTCCTGTCGtgtcttctcctcttcttgctttCTCTTGTCCTCTTCTGCCTTCGCTTTCAACCAGTACTGCATTGACTCCTCATTACCATGCCACGATGGCGGTAGCGGAAGCTGCGTGTAGGACTGGTTTTgctgcggtggcggcgggggaggccCCGACACTGGTGGTTGGGAAAGTCCGGATCCTGGAGGTGGCTGAACTGGAGGCAAGGCCGCCGGCGGTGGCAAGCCACGGTGAGGTGCCGACATGGGCTGATGCAACGGACTGCTGTCTCGCGGGTTAGTGAGCGTGGACTTGTAGCTCGAATCCTTATATATcaaggggggagaaggtcGTGATGTGCTCGGCGGGGTGGGTAGATCATGGACGGGCCC from Podospora pseudopauciseta strain CBS 411.78 chromosome 3, whole genome shotgun sequence encodes the following:
- a CDS encoding hypothetical protein (COG:S; EggNog:ENOG503P1PF) gives rise to the protein MLTITKPVQYGYGPVHDLPTPPSTSRPSPPLIYKDSSYKSTLTNPRDSSPLHQPMSAPHRGLPPPAALPPVQPPPGSGLSQPPVSGPPPPPPQQNQSYTQLPLPPSWHGNEESMQYWLKAKAEEDKRKQEEEKTRQESFRLEQRKMEHEILRTSLHGGIPPPLVPVVFAGMGGGALSPQAWELAQQFLPPHQQQHPPALMPSGAIASEHQRRDSQAQGYGQYPTSGGVPSTPGSAQGPTSSYMAGYPGSPTRPRGQSMPGRPPSNLPNLNTNLPGGPGGGPATASHPGIAHSQHQDAQPSPSIYFHHWQPPTTQAGGTRSGTDQPGTPSVGESPRKRKAAGPQPPIPPPSTAQRLRSPPFQHSAALSNPPPGRRRGHSRQRSDLGSYRAGGRGLRGESSGPGREMSPMHTSGASSARESEPSSSSQAQQGQQLHRAPPPQPAPMRTGAHSVSSLLSDTPQSPQPPTHQFAVSSEPRQFGQQQQQQQQQQHHHHHHQQTPHQTIYQHQQAYGESERTLEEKLRGGGVSGSSTTRPGDND